In a genomic window of Pieris brassicae chromosome 7, ilPieBrab1.1, whole genome shotgun sequence:
- the LOC123712254 gene encoding uncharacterized protein LOC123712254, whose translation MEVPRINFTFSAIDVSYNGLNGRIEEFYVNRKTDQVVFAVEFRNVVFQTNNSYNIFYRRAKEPVVTNSYYIIRLNPVVQKVALALISNLPVNLREIVISEGPFLMANFIQYTLCDFGIKVI comes from the exons ATGGag GTTCCGAGAATTAACTTCACATTTAGTGCAATCGATGTTTCATACAATGGTTTGAACGGAAGAATTGAAGAGTTCTA TGTTAACAGAAAAACTGATCAAGTAGTGTTTGCAGTGGAGTTTCGTAACGTCgtttttcaaacaaataacagttacaatattttctacCGTCGTGCAAAGGAACCAGTTGTAAcaaattcttattatattatcagaTTGA ATCCAGTCGTCCAGAAAGTGGCCCTAGCTTTAATATCGAATCTGCCAGTCAACCTACGTGAGATTGTCATTAGCGAAGGGCCTTTCCTCATGGCAAACTTTATACAATACACTTTGTGTGACTTTGGTATCAAAGTTATTTga